The Sulfolobus acidocaldarius DSM 639 genome has a window encoding:
- a CDS encoding aminoacyl-tRNA deacylase, protein MNDLEDILKKLALSYKFISVPNARTVKDASMSLGVSEDRIAKTILVIADNKPYAVFLRGNRRVDLDKLKLYLNVREIRVAKASEVKKITGYEVGGLPPLINGVETIMDEELADDDKEVFCGGGNETTLLSIIPKELAEKSMLRIFSVGI, encoded by the coding sequence ATGAATGACCTGGAGGATATCCTTAAAAAATTGGCTCTGTCTTATAAATTCATTTCTGTTCCTAATGCAAGGACAGTAAAAGATGCCTCAATGTCTTTAGGAGTCTCAGAAGATAGAATAGCTAAAACGATTTTGGTTATTGCAGATAACAAACCATATGCAGTGTTCCTGAGAGGTAATAGAAGGGTTGACTTAGATAAATTAAAACTGTATCTTAACGTGAGAGAAATTAGAGTGGCTAAAGCTAGTGAAGTAAAGAAGATAACTGGATATGAAGTTGGTGGTTTACCACCTTTAATAAATGGAGTTGAGACTATAATGGATGAAGAACTTGCAGATGATGATAAAGAGGTATTTTGTGGCGGAGGTAACGAGACGACACTCCTTTCCATAATACCTAAAGAGCTAGCTGAAAAGTCAATGCTGAGGATATTTTCCGTAGGAATTTAA
- a CDS encoding AMP-binding protein: MTPVFPEQWVTFLATIKAGFVLVPTANNLTAYELGYRFADLKPKVIIADPKSAERIDQALGDLKPLKIVVRGRVNGWTDFELTQSESESAEAYPTSSEDDILNYFTSGTTGLPKRVIHTATSYPLGHLSTASIIGVSTEDIHLNLSAPGWAKFAWSSFFSPLIVGATIMAVNYEGRLNAQEYLSVVDNFNVTSFCAPPTAWRLFNLVDLWKFKFHKLRNVVSAGEPLNPEIIKVWKDKFDLTIRDFYGQTETTAIIGNPPWRDVTPGSFGIPSPLYDVVLLDDEGKEITKPFDVGHIAIRLTKWRAIPLFKGYSNEEKNKEAFRNGYYFTGDKGYFDDKGNWYFVARADDVIKTSDYRVGPFEVESALIEHPAVAEAAVVGSPDPVRWQLVKAFVVLKPGYSPSYELAKELVNHVSKSLSPYKVPRKIEFVNELPKTISGKIRRNELRKLEEDRYKKGEKSENEYTF, translated from the coding sequence ATGACACCCGTGTTTCCTGAGCAGTGGGTTACGTTCTTAGCTACTATAAAGGCTGGTTTTGTGCTAGTACCTACAGCGAATAATCTTACAGCTTATGAATTAGGCTATAGATTTGCTGATCTTAAGCCTAAAGTTATAATAGCTGATCCAAAAAGTGCAGAAAGGATAGACCAAGCTCTAGGGGATCTAAAACCCTTAAAAATAGTCGTGAGAGGAAGAGTTAATGGCTGGACAGACTTTGAGCTTACTCAAAGTGAAAGTGAAAGCGCTGAGGCATATCCTACCTCATCAGAGGACGATATTTTAAACTACTTTACGTCTGGTACTACAGGATTGCCTAAAAGGGTTATTCACACTGCTACTTCATATCCATTGGGGCACTTATCCACTGCCTCTATAATAGGGGTGTCGACTGAGGACATTCATCTGAATTTGAGTGCACCAGGTTGGGCTAAGTTTGCCTGGAGTTCATTCTTTTCTCCGTTGATAGTTGGAGCAACAATAATGGCTGTCAACTACGAGGGTAGACTAAACGCCCAGGAATATTTGAGTGTTGTAGATAATTTCAATGTAACGTCATTTTGTGCACCCCCTACAGCCTGGAGACTGTTTAATTTAGTGGATCTGTGGAAGTTTAAATTCCATAAGCTGAGGAATGTTGTTTCCGCTGGTGAACCTCTGAACCCTGAGATAATAAAGGTATGGAAGGATAAGTTTGATTTGACAATAAGAGACTTCTATGGGCAGACAGAAACAACCGCAATTATAGGCAATCCACCGTGGAGAGATGTGACTCCAGGATCCTTTGGCATACCGTCGCCCCTATACGACGTTGTTCTACTCGATGACGAAGGTAAAGAGATAACTAAACCCTTCGATGTTGGGCATATAGCTATTAGATTAACTAAATGGCGTGCTATTCCACTGTTTAAAGGATATTCTAATGAGGAGAAAAACAAAGAGGCATTTAGAAACGGTTATTACTTCACTGGAGATAAGGGATATTTTGACGATAAGGGTAACTGGTACTTTGTTGCTAGGGCTGATGACGTGATAAAAACCTCCGACTACAGGGTGGGACCCTTTGAAGTGGAGAGCGCGTTAATTGAACACCCTGCAGTAGCTGAGGCTGCGGTAGTTGGTTCACCAGATCCTGTTAGGTGGCAACTCGTTAAAGCCTTTGTAGTACTTAAACCAGGATACTCACCCTCTTATGAATTAGCCAAAGAACTGGTCAATCATGTTAGTAAGAGTCTATCTCCGTATAAGGTACCAAGGAAAATAGAGTTTGTAAATGAATTACCAAAGACTATTAGTGGTAAAATAAGGAGGAATGAATTAAGGAAGCTGGAGGAGGATAGATATAAAAAGGGTGAGAAAAGCGAAAACGAGTACACTTTTTAA
- a CDS encoding molybdopterin cofactor-binding domain-containing protein: MDKALHGEQIYESEVYVKAGDVFAPGFHISVVDIDLETLTPRVREYVAVDDVGRVVVKEEVEGQVIGGVMQGIAQVLCEWATYDEEGNPTFSSIADAGMPSPEEFTWRVIVDEVEFKSGLLSGTRGVGEAGSIGGLVATFIGLEKAIKDKFGRKVKLQRTPVTPTYLMELLGKS; encoded by the coding sequence TTGGATAAAGCCCTCCATGGAGAACAAATCTATGAGTCAGAGGTATACGTTAAGGCTGGAGATGTGTTCGCACCAGGATTTCACATATCCGTAGTGGACATTGATTTGGAAACCTTAACACCAAGAGTAAGAGAATACGTTGCAGTGGATGATGTAGGAAGAGTTGTCGTAAAAGAAGAAGTTGAAGGGCAAGTTATAGGTGGAGTAATGCAGGGTATAGCGCAAGTGCTCTGTGAGTGGGCAACTTATGATGAGGAGGGAAATCCAACATTCTCTTCTATAGCTGATGCTGGCATGCCTTCTCCAGAGGAGTTTACTTGGAGAGTTATTGTTGACGAGGTCGAGTTTAAGTCTGGACTACTTAGTGGTACAAGAGGCGTAGGAGAGGCTGGTAGTATTGGAGGACTAGTTGCAACCTTTATTGGTCTTGAAAAAGCTATAAAGGATAAATTTGGTAGGAAGGTAAAGTTACAAAGAACACCAGTTACACCAACATATTTAATGGAACTTTTAGGGAAAAGTTAA
- a CDS encoding S53 family peptidase, producing MQVKFLIPISILLISISGILSLGISSPSNQNTFFNSYTNAKLLPSNTLLTLTFFIPPKNLNMLYYTAEEVANHQISPLTPQQIIKEFSQPNKVTSLINFLESNGFTIYYSSPFAVVATATAGKIDNVFSTELGLFSYNGHVYYKPLTSPSFSLTGIIVGGLDNETAFQPYFMQLNNTTHPAFQFSYLGYGPNALRTAYNVTGTGKNVTIAIIDAFGDPLIYQDVKSFDQIYGLPPANLSVYAVGPYIPEQGIATGWDIETALDVEAAHAMAPYAKINLVVSSDSGPTLYAAVDYVVTQKLGDVVSMSWGLSENLFAASGFYYFINGQPFPNYPYLDYYFALGTAEGITFFASSGDTGAYGDSLTTYGGASFPATSPFVTAVGGTTLYLSSGKAYETAWSVLPQYFEYAGTVSSGGGYSTFFPRPWYQDGVINSSFRAVPDVAADANPYTGFNITVLGSEEIIGGTSLASPLWAGMLADIISQLGRPIGLLNPILYWIYKNPALYQESFHQITLGYNGEFYAKPGYNLVTGLGTPNVGELLNAIQQYLKTNNLEISVTTNGTIPWYMYNSTVSVIAYITYPNGTIVSQGTFSAYIQTTSGTVTTIPLSFNGTDWVGSFNIQPGMTPNIWSIIVNGSSAGFSGTSSYDIDVGQSINILSPIPFPYGPPLSLNTPFGVVAQIYNPDGTPAVNQTVNVYLLKNGKVVESAVLTPTSQPGEYVGQLALITPAEQGTYILVVNTSYGSAYTYVYFGNIIEGAVYTPINTGFPGVSPGQNITLFAFTLTPEGTGQLSSNVSAFIYNQNGQLVSTVNLTQAPEITLFGVFNFFGLYYANFTIPSNFTPGFYSVIIQSQARTGIGVSTGEFFTSFYVSPASLSYNIKVKGIAYEGQHIKIYANITYTNGTEVEYGIFNAIPLPSSIAFKSYLVATNYSVPLQFNSTLGLWEGTFQIPSVLGANSFYLGYPPYTLSGPWTVYISGVSANGNPISSGPTYFNVLPYTYLGSKVIITSQNYTSVPLLSSNSLSNVYVGNLELINVNISLNNVVVGNLTVVNSQVGVSSSTLNSLTAKNSKLSIAQSTIGGDPDSVAIQLYNSSLILTSVVIANSTYAFNQVNSNVELNGVSLSNVQHVSTISPPTISPQFVNITQKISALNLTVSGYNAKILNVLVNGISTRYSVISSSQNSTTISIPFSSSALPSGQYTIVVMTYNGLPYNVSATVYNAYPQISLSSSLSNATTSLSSKISSNASDVAFYRNITIASLIIAIISLILVIYLLLRRR from the coding sequence ATGCAAGTCAAATTCTTGATACCAATATCCATACTCTTAATCTCTATAAGTGGAATATTAAGTCTAGGGATCTCAAGCCCCTCAAATCAGAACACATTTTTTAATTCTTATACTAATGCAAAACTCTTACCATCTAATACCTTACTGACACTAACATTTTTCATCCCGCCCAAGAACCTAAACATGCTATATTATACTGCAGAAGAAGTTGCAAACCACCAGATATCTCCCCTAACTCCACAACAAATTATTAAGGAATTTTCTCAGCCAAATAAAGTAACTTCTCTAATTAATTTCCTAGAAAGCAATGGTTTTACAATATATTATTCTAGCCCATTTGCAGTTGTTGCTACTGCCACTGCAGGAAAAATAGATAACGTGTTTAGTACCGAGTTAGGTTTATTCAGTTATAACGGACATGTATACTATAAGCCTCTTACATCTCCTTCATTTAGTCTAACAGGGATTATAGTAGGTGGACTTGACAACGAAACTGCCTTCCAGCCCTATTTTATGCAATTGAACAATACGACCCATCCAGCTTTTCAGTTCTCTTACCTAGGGTATGGTCCAAATGCGTTAAGGACTGCATATAATGTTACAGGGACAGGTAAGAACGTGACAATTGCAATAATAGATGCTTTTGGAGACCCTCTGATATATCAAGATGTAAAGAGTTTCGATCAGATATACGGATTACCACCAGCAAACTTAAGTGTTTACGCTGTAGGTCCTTACATTCCTGAGCAGGGAATAGCAACAGGTTGGGATATAGAGACAGCTTTAGATGTGGAAGCGGCCCATGCTATGGCTCCTTATGCCAAAATCAATTTAGTGGTCTCCTCAGATAGTGGTCCAACGCTTTATGCGGCTGTTGATTATGTTGTTACGCAAAAACTAGGAGATGTTGTATCAATGAGCTGGGGGTTATCTGAAAACTTATTCGCCGCTTCAGGATTCTACTACTTTATAAACGGTCAACCATTTCCCAACTATCCGTACTTAGACTATTACTTCGCACTAGGAACTGCTGAGGGAATAACTTTCTTCGCATCGTCAGGTGATACTGGTGCTTATGGCGATTCACTGACCACATACGGTGGTGCATCATTCCCTGCTACTTCTCCATTCGTTACAGCGGTTGGCGGTACAACTTTGTATTTAAGCTCTGGAAAAGCCTATGAGACAGCCTGGAGTGTATTGCCACAATATTTTGAGTATGCTGGTACAGTTTCCTCTGGTGGTGGATATAGTACATTTTTCCCTAGACCATGGTACCAAGACGGAGTTATAAACTCCTCATTTAGAGCTGTCCCTGATGTGGCAGCAGATGCCAATCCATATACCGGATTTAATATTACAGTTTTGGGCTCTGAAGAAATAATTGGAGGAACTAGTTTAGCTTCACCACTCTGGGCTGGTATGTTGGCTGACATTATCTCTCAGCTAGGTAGACCAATAGGTCTACTCAATCCAATCCTCTACTGGATATACAAGAATCCTGCACTTTACCAAGAGTCATTCCATCAAATCACCCTTGGTTACAACGGAGAATTTTATGCTAAGCCAGGATATAATTTAGTTACCGGCTTAGGAACTCCTAATGTCGGAGAATTATTAAATGCTATTCAGCAATACTTAAAGACAAATAATTTAGAAATTTCAGTCACTACAAATGGTACAATCCCGTGGTATATGTATAATAGTACTGTAAGTGTAATAGCATACATAACCTATCCTAACGGCACCATAGTGAGCCAAGGAACATTTAGTGCATATATTCAGACTACCAGTGGGACAGTAACAACTATACCCTTATCATTTAATGGTACTGATTGGGTCGGAAGTTTTAATATACAACCTGGAATGACACCAAATATATGGTCTATAATTGTCAATGGTTCATCAGCAGGCTTTTCGGGAACTTCGAGCTACGATATAGATGTTGGACAATCAATAAACATCTTATCTCCAATTCCATTCCCCTATGGTCCTCCTTTGTCACTCAACACACCATTTGGCGTAGTAGCTCAAATATATAATCCAGATGGAACTCCGGCTGTTAACCAAACAGTTAACGTTTACCTGCTAAAGAATGGAAAGGTTGTGGAGAGCGCTGTATTAACTCCAACATCTCAACCTGGTGAATATGTTGGTCAGTTAGCCCTTATTACTCCTGCTGAACAGGGCACATATATACTAGTTGTTAACACGTCTTATGGTAGTGCGTACACTTATGTTTACTTTGGAAACATAATAGAAGGTGCAGTATACACTCCAATAAATACTGGATTTCCTGGAGTATCTCCTGGACAGAATATAACGCTATTTGCTTTTACTCTAACTCCAGAAGGGACAGGTCAGTTGTCCTCGAACGTGTCAGCATTTATATACAACCAAAATGGTCAACTAGTATCAACAGTTAATTTAACTCAAGCTCCTGAGATAACTCTATTCGGCGTATTTAACTTCTTTGGATTATATTACGCGAACTTCACAATACCTTCAAACTTTACTCCAGGATTCTATAGTGTAATCATTCAATCACAGGCGAGAACAGGAATCGGGGTCAGCACAGGTGAGTTCTTCACGTCTTTTTATGTCTCTCCAGCATCACTAAGTTACAATATAAAAGTAAAAGGAATAGCTTATGAAGGGCAACACATCAAAATATATGCCAACATAACGTATACTAACGGTACTGAGGTGGAATATGGGATATTTAACGCAATTCCGTTGCCTTCATCCATAGCATTTAAGTCTTATTTGGTAGCTACGAATTACTCAGTACCGCTCCAATTTAACTCCACTCTGGGACTCTGGGAGGGAACTTTCCAGATACCCTCAGTACTTGGGGCAAATTCATTCTATCTAGGATATCCGCCCTACACTTTATCTGGACCTTGGACAGTATATATATCAGGAGTTTCTGCTAACGGTAACCCAATATCTTCAGGTCCAACTTACTTCAACGTTCTTCCATACACCTACTTAGGTAGTAAAGTGATAATTACTAGTCAAAACTACACGAGTGTGCCGTTACTCTCATCCAATTCTCTGAGTAATGTTTACGTAGGTAATCTAGAACTAATAAATGTTAATATCTCCCTGAATAATGTTGTAGTAGGTAACTTGACAGTGGTTAACTCACAGGTTGGAGTAAGTAGTTCAACATTAAATTCACTGACCGCGAAGAACTCTAAATTATCAATAGCCCAATCCACAATAGGTGGTGATCCTGACAGTGTAGCGATACAATTATATAACTCTAGCCTCATACTGACTTCTGTAGTAATAGCAAACTCGACTTATGCATTCAATCAGGTCAATAGTAATGTTGAGCTAAACGGAGTAAGCCTATCGAACGTACAACATGTATCTACAATATCACCTCCTACCATATCACCTCAATTTGTAAATATAACGCAGAAAATAAGTGCACTAAACCTAACTGTCTCCGGTTATAACGCTAAGATACTGAACGTTTTAGTGAATGGAATATCGACAAGGTACTCAGTTATTAGCTCATCACAAAATTCCACAACGATTTCAATACCCTTCTCTTCATCCGCTTTACCGTCGGGACAATACACTATAGTGGTTATGACATATAATGGATTACCGTATAATGTGAGTGCTACGGTATACAATGCTTATCCTCAAATATCACTATCAAGTTCATTGTCTAACGCGACAACCTCACTATCAAGTAAAATATCCAGTAATGCGTCTGACGTAGCGTTTTATAGAAATATCACCATAGCTTCCCTAATAATAGCCATAATATCATTGATCCTTGTCATATACTTGTTGTTAAGAAGGAGGTGA
- a CDS encoding Nre family DNA repair protein produces the protein MDPRLCVICRSSKYLCGLAYCPIVVKSITKKIVVPKDMVGSSPPSIFVGRYGYPKVSVYPSAPPVVDDTSIYEDPKTWLNMDLNTFLSLRLSLVRGGESFRVTDANNPQRFLHDVQTLSISSGPSEIEMEFAKEPRKVVLDETLPPIGPSAPIREFKLGTLSAPQRIVERVYEDKDLKSKDAVITLYSNKVEVNVISRLLSVGVLGVKRKLVPTRRSITAVDKLVSDSLIEELKHFESIDKIEVYVRRHMKNLFIGILIPGNWAFEWGEAWFPGSTWNQFGHGEVALELDYEGYRGRRTYPKIGGCYYASRLGVAESLRLRKRQAMVILWREIYPGFNLPVGVWFVRENIREMFKQKPEVFDTLDQALRRVKGELKVNLQEWLKISYVVKLFRSRLF, from the coding sequence ATGGATCCTAGACTCTGTGTAATATGCAGAAGCTCAAAGTACTTATGCGGACTGGCTTATTGCCCCATCGTAGTTAAGAGTATAACTAAGAAGATAGTGGTACCTAAAGATATGGTTGGTTCATCTCCCCCCTCAATATTTGTGGGAAGATATGGATACCCAAAAGTGAGTGTTTATCCATCAGCCCCTCCAGTGGTAGATGATACATCAATATACGAGGATCCTAAAACTTGGCTTAACATGGATCTTAACACCTTTTTATCTTTAAGGCTAAGTCTAGTGAGAGGAGGGGAGTCCTTCAGGGTTACTGATGCTAATAATCCCCAAAGATTTTTACATGATGTCCAGACTCTCTCAATCTCATCAGGACCATCTGAGATAGAAATGGAATTTGCTAAGGAACCTAGAAAGGTTGTCTTAGACGAAACGTTACCACCTATAGGTCCTTCAGCACCAATAAGGGAGTTCAAATTAGGTACGCTTTCAGCACCTCAAAGAATAGTGGAAAGAGTTTATGAAGATAAGGATCTTAAGTCTAAAGATGCTGTAATAACTCTTTACAGTAATAAGGTCGAGGTTAACGTAATATCACGTCTTTTAAGTGTAGGAGTTCTAGGGGTTAAGAGGAAATTGGTTCCAACGAGGCGGAGTATAACAGCCGTTGACAAACTGGTCTCTGACAGCTTAATAGAGGAATTAAAGCATTTTGAGAGCATTGACAAGATCGAAGTTTATGTAAGGAGGCATATGAAGAATCTCTTTATAGGAATTCTAATACCAGGGAATTGGGCTTTTGAGTGGGGCGAAGCATGGTTTCCAGGAAGCACGTGGAACCAGTTTGGTCATGGGGAAGTAGCATTGGAGTTAGATTATGAGGGGTATAGGGGAAGGAGGACATATCCTAAAATTGGTGGCTGTTATTATGCTTCTAGGTTGGGGGTTGCTGAAAGTCTTCGTCTAAGGAAGAGACAAGCTATGGTGATACTATGGAGAGAAATTTACCCCGGATTTAATTTACCTGTAGGAGTTTGGTTTGTGAGGGAAAACATTAGGGAAATGTTTAAGCAGAAACCAGAAGTATTTGATACGCTTGACCAGGCATTAAGAAGAGTTAAGGGAGAGTTGAAAGTGAATCTTCAAGAGTGGTTAAAGATATCATATGTGGTAAAGCTCTTTAGGTCGAGGTTATTTTAA
- a CDS encoding peptide-N4-asparagine amidase, whose translation MKALLLILVIALGITPLTLMGSTTSSSHYGVYNDMTIYNITGFPNGVDPAYYSEEPFFIKSNVTPIIVNVAQNMVFNNTGIIPKVVTLYIPPGNYSMILLNISIKEYGGAQFDRPVYIFANGIPIFWGSTQEIRNSTAQTDVTMFENLLQGNVTFQLVLATYYAKSVGIVGLYSMNVTLLLYPGNKPAGLPNYFIPLFMNSLNYSRVVLNPLNDQVTQSVVMPNGTFRSVLLLYYEGGGLDEFWYTNIPATRNILVYYNSLLAGVVNPYPIIYTGGINLFWWRPVTSINTLAFETPQYIELTPLLATSTKPNITVTVSNLLASAQELGSTALSWTISGVLMLWVNNSNPLISSKLISADARYVDSQPIFTGLSGSTYYQQGEYYSINYTSILKFENGQEFATTYEEGKVTAYQSFNPSFIYQQAILDQQFKEISLIKGLHNAELILEGTFPINLQLTSFVVPITNPNIIPYNASYLQNGTLSLGLFYKFGYVYDNYNLTIQISENSNAIGGFSGILEIINKYGGAVLVSITSNYAQTQKSLNAIYLVNGKGFEENFYALGVQNSTNNTAGYLVKYEINYEYI comes from the coding sequence ATGAAAGCCCTCTTACTTATACTGGTTATTGCTCTTGGTATTACACCATTAACACTAATGGGGTCTACTACTTCATCCTCCCATTATGGGGTCTATAATGATATGACGATTTACAACATAACAGGATTTCCTAACGGAGTGGATCCTGCATACTATTCTGAAGAGCCATTTTTCATAAAGAGCAATGTTACACCTATAATAGTCAACGTAGCCCAAAACATGGTATTCAATAACACAGGAATAATTCCAAAAGTTGTAACATTATATATTCCGCCAGGTAATTACAGCATGATACTGCTGAACATATCTATCAAAGAGTACGGAGGTGCTCAGTTTGACAGACCTGTTTACATATTTGCAAATGGTATACCAATATTCTGGGGATCAACACAAGAGATCAGAAATAGTACAGCTCAGACTGATGTCACTATGTTTGAAAACTTGCTACAGGGTAATGTGACTTTCCAGCTTGTCTTAGCCACTTACTACGCCAAAAGTGTTGGTATAGTTGGTCTTTACTCAATGAACGTAACGCTGTTACTTTATCCAGGTAACAAACCTGCGGGACTACCAAATTACTTCATACCGCTCTTCATGAACAGCTTAAACTACTCGAGGGTTGTTCTAAATCCATTAAATGATCAGGTAACCCAAAGTGTAGTAATGCCTAATGGAACATTTAGGTCAGTTCTATTGCTCTACTATGAAGGCGGTGGTTTAGATGAATTTTGGTATACGAATATACCAGCCACTAGAAATATACTAGTATATTATAACAGCCTTTTGGCGGGAGTAGTGAATCCATATCCTATAATATATACAGGCGGGATAAACTTGTTCTGGTGGAGACCGGTAACCTCCATAAACACATTAGCTTTTGAGACACCACAATATATAGAGCTGACACCCCTCTTAGCAACTTCAACTAAGCCAAATATAACAGTAACAGTTAGTAATCTGTTAGCTTCTGCACAGGAGTTAGGTTCTACCGCGCTGTCATGGACAATTTCGGGTGTCCTGATGCTTTGGGTGAACAACTCTAACCCATTAATAAGTTCAAAGCTTATATCTGCCGATGCAAGGTATGTTGACTCTCAGCCGATATTTACAGGTTTATCTGGTTCCACATATTATCAACAGGGAGAATATTATTCAATAAACTACACATCTATACTGAAATTCGAGAATGGGCAAGAGTTTGCTACCACTTATGAAGAAGGAAAAGTAACAGCTTACCAATCTTTCAATCCTAGTTTTATCTATCAACAGGCTATACTTGATCAACAATTTAAAGAAATTAGTTTAATCAAGGGATTACACAACGCAGAGCTAATTTTGGAGGGAACGTTCCCAATAAATCTCCAGTTAACCTCCTTCGTTGTCCCCATAACTAATCCAAATATAATTCCATACAATGCTAGCTATTTACAGAATGGAACCCTGAGCTTAGGACTATTTTATAAATTCGGCTACGTATACGATAACTATAACCTAACCATCCAGATCAGTGAGAATTCTAATGCTATAGGTGGGTTTTCAGGTATTTTAGAGATAATAAACAAGTATGGGGGAGCAGTTTTAGTGTCTATTACAAGTAACTATGCCCAAACCCAAAAGTCACTAAACGCTATCTACCTAGTGAATGGTAAGGGTTTTGAAGAGAACTTCTACGCATTAGGTGTGCAGAACTCCACTAACAATACTGCAGGATATCTGGTGAAATATGAGATAAATTATGAGTACATTTGA